CGCCGGCCACGTCTGCCGAGATTAAGCTGGCCATAGCGCCGCATGGGAACTTCAGCAATTGCTTTTGGCGTCGAGTCGCAGTTCTCATGACCGAAGAGATATTTCCTAGCCCAAGAGCATGAGGCAACCACCGCGATTCTCTCGCGGCGGTAGAGCGGACCGAGAAGCGGGTACCGGTTGTCCGCCCTGAAGCGCTCTCTATTTTCTTAAAGCGATCTCTCTTTTGAAGCCGTCGGTTATCGCCGATGTCTTCAGCATGACTTTGGGGGATTTCCTCCGAAGTCGGCGTGATCGCGCATATTTGAAACGACGTCGATCCGAGGCCGGATCGACAAGGTAGGCGCGGTTTCCGGGGAAGATGATGCGGGGGCAACGAGTGTCTTGGTTCACCCTGCTTTCGGGCTTGCTGCTCGTGGCAGGATTGGCGGTGCGACCCGCAATGGCCGATGATCAGACAATCGGTCAAAAGCCGCTCGCGCCTTTGGGCACGGAAGCCGCCCCGGCTACCGCCCCCGTTGCTCCCGCGAATGTTCAGCCGCAATCAGCCGATAAAGTGAAAGCTTCGACGGAAGACGCCGCGGCGGCCGATGATCCGCAGGTGACGGAAAGTTCGCCTGAGACGGATAAGATGCAATCGCCGCCGCCTTTCGTGCCGGTTCCCCCCGCGGGGGGTGCTGTCGGCACGGATCGGCCGTCAAGTCCTGAATCCGGCGCGGCGGCGCCGAGTTCAACACCGGCCTCACCCGCTGCCACCGCACCCGCGACGCCGGCGCAATCGGGATCGACGCCGAAGCAGGCCGGCACGCCGGCCGCGGCGAGCGTGCCCACGCCAGCGGCGCCGACCTTTGCCGATGTTCTGCACAAGGCTCTCGACGCCTATGGCGCGCGCCCGATCGAAGGTCGTGACGCTGCCGAAAGGCGAAAGCTGCGTGCCGACATTCTGGCTTTCTATGCGGCACGCAATTATGCGCCGCTATGGGTCGAAGACGGCAAGCCGAACGCGGCCGCGCATTCGGCCATGGATCGGATCGCGCATGCCGGCGACGACGGTCTGTCCCTCCGCGATATGCCGGCACCGGTTTTTGTCCAAGCCGAGGGCGAGCCGTCCGATAATGCACTCGCAACTGCTGAAATCGACCTCTCGGCGCGGATCGTTGCCTATGGACGTCAAGCCTCGGGCAGCCGGCTCGATCCGCGGCGAATCTCGGCTTTGATCGGCGCCAAGCCGGAAGTCGCCGCGCCGGCGCAGATTCTTGCTTCCGTCGCGGCGGCCGGGACCAATGCCGGCCCCGTGCTCGAAGCGTTCAATCCGCCACAGGCCGGGTATCGCGCATTGCGCGAGAAGCTTGCGGAACTCAGACGCGAAACGCCGCCGGTTGCCGACGGCAAACCGATTCCGCGCGGGCCGACTTTGAAAGTGGGGATGAGCGATCCGCGCGTGCCGCTGATCCGCGCGCGTTTCGGCTTGGACACCGAGCCCCCGGTCGCGTCGGACGATCTTCTCTACGATACCCGGGTTGCCGGCGCGGTTGCCGAATTCCAGAAGGCCAATGGGTTACCGGCCTCGGGCCTTCTCACTGCGCGCACCATAGCTGCCCTTTCAGGAGGGCAGCCGTCGCGGCTCGAGAATGAACTGCTCGCCAATATGGAATTCTGGCGCTGGATGCCGCGCGACATGGGCAGCGACCGAGTCGATGTGAATATCCCGGACTTCACGGTGCGTGTCATCCGCGACAATCATCTGATTTGGCAAAACAAGGTGATCGTTGGCAAGCCGCAGACGGCGACGCCGGTCTTCTCCAATGCCATTCGCTATGTGATCGTCAATCCCTATTGGAACGTCCCGGCCTCGATCATCCGTAAGGAGATGCTGCCGCATCTCGAACGCGACCCGACTTATCTCAGCAGCCGCGGCTTCGAGGTCTTTACCCGCCACGGACGGCTCGCCGTTCGCCAGTTGCCCGGCCCGCGCAACGCGCTTGGCCGCATCAAATTCATCTTTCCGAACGATTATTCCGTCTATCTGCATGACACACCGACGCGCGGGCTTTTCGCCTCCAAGCGGCGCGCCTACAGCCATGGCTGCGTGCGCGTCAATAAGCCCTTCGGTTTTGCGCAAGCCCTTCTAGGTCCGGCAAGCGGCTGGTCGGAGAGCCGAGTCGAGCATTTGGTCGGCAGCAAACAACATTACATTTATCTGCAAAAGCCGATGCCTATTCATATCGAATATTTCACCGCCTTCGTCGATGCCGACGGGCGTCTGCAACTGCGTGACGACATATATCGCTACACGCATAAGGTGGAACTCGCGCTCGGCCTCGAAAGGTAAGGCAGGGAGGGCGACGGAAAGACGGCCCCGGCTGCGGGGAATCTGTGCCGGCGCCTAAACTTCAGCGGCTTCGCAAGGCGGAAGCTCCGACCGCTTTCAAGGAGTTGAAGAGGATTTTGAGTCCGCCACCGAAATTCTCGTATCGGTGCATCACCTGAGTCAGCATCTCGGGGTGAATATAGTCCAACGTCGAGATATCGGCGACCGGCGTCATTGCCGCCGGCATGCTCTGCGGCGACGCGTAAACCACAATGTTTTGTCGATACCACCACTCGACTTGGGCATTGTTCCAGATCAAAGGGCGCACGCAGTCATAGGGCTGCTTTCCATGTGCAATGAACAGCCGCGCCCAATAACTAGCACTTTGCTCATTGATATGTTCGGTGCCGCCTTGATGAGGTACGGCGGCGGAGAAGAGAACAATGGGCGCGGCCTTGGCCAGCAATTGAACAAACGCGGATGCATTTTCTGGCGGCAGATGTTCCGCGACTTCCAAGCTGCATGCGAGGTCGAACGTTCTCTCGAGCTTCGTCAATTGTCTCAGGTCTGCGGACTTGAAATGTTCGGCAGGAATTTTTCTGACGTGCTCGGGCACATAGGCACCGTCAATTCCGAGATAATCATCGACACCATGGCTGTGAAACTCGTTGAGCCATATTCCAGTACCGCATCCTATGTCGACGACCGAAGTCACCGGAAATCGCGCCAATATTTGCGGAACGACGATCTTGGACGATGCCGCAGACCCGCCGAATTGACGGCTATAAAATTCTCCAGAATAGGCTCCGCTCATTGTTGGCTCCGACGGTAGGAATGGAAGCCATAAGCCAAATTCAACGGCGAGAGAACTGCCGAGAGCCTCGTGGCAAAAGTGTAAGCGGTTTTGCGCTTGAACGATGCTCCACTTTTTTGAATCTTGAGCATCTTATCCGCTTGAAAGCGGGTAAGATGGCCGCGCAATCGCTCCGATTTGCCTCATTTTCTAAAGACACAGCTTCGCCACATTTAATAGATTACCTTTCTGTAATCATGTTTGATCGATATGGATCGTTATAGCGTCGACAAGCAGATGCCGTTGAACGGGGGGATGCGCGTGGCCATCACGGAGCATTAACGGTTCTCGGTGAAAGTTAAAACTTTAACGGTTGGCGAGAAGCCGGCTTGAGCTCGTCGGCGGCTTGGTCGTCGCAACCGAGAACCGAGGAATTGTTTTGCTTTTACCGCGCCCCAGCACGGCTCTCTTGTTTCGTAAGGTTTCGCTTGGATCAAGCCGGCTTGGGAGCTTTGTCCGCTCCCGCCTTTCCCGTAGCGCCCAAGCGGACCGAATATCGGGTTCACAATCACGCCGAGATCTACCGCGCCGGTTTGGCTGCGGCGCCGCCAGTTTCGGTTCCATGAGCCGGTTCGCGCTCTGCGGTGTCTTCGGTCTCTTTCTTTCCGTCAGTCTTCCGGTTGCGACGGAATCGGCCAGCGCGAATGGCGATACGCGCACGCTGTATCTCTACAATCCGCATACGAATGAATCGATTTCGGCGACATATCGCGTCAATGGCCATTACGATCCGGCCGTGCTCGAAAAGCTGAATTGGTTCTTGCGTGACTGGCGCCGCAACGAAGCCACGCATATGGATCCGCGCCTCTTCGACGTCGTTTGGGAAACCTATCGTGAAGCGGGAGCGACGGCGCCGATTCACGTCGTCTGCGGCTACCGTTCGCCGCAAACCAATGCGATGCTGCGGCGGCGTTCCAGAGCCGTCGCCCAACATTCGCAGCATATGCTCGGCAAGGCGATGGACACGACAATGCCGGGCATGTCGATGGAAAAGGTGCGCGAAGTCGCTATGCGTCTGCAAAGCGGCGGCGTCGGCTTTTATGGCGATTCGAGTTTTGTCCATATCGATGTCGGCGGTGTCCGCTATTGGCCGCGGATGACTTACACGCAGCTGTCCCGCGTGTTCCCGGACGGCAAGACGGTTCTCATCCCAACGAATGGTAAGCCGCTTCGCGGCTATGAGGAGGCGCGGGCCGAGCTCGCGGCGAGTGGCCGGGTGAACCAGGTCCCTCCGTCCGAAAAGGCGGGAAACTTCTTTGCTTGGCTGTTCGGGGTCAAAAAGGGCGGTGCCGACGAGCATGAGGAAGAGGCGGCAAGCACGGTGGCCGCGCATCATGTCCCCCAACAAAGCAGCGGCATCGCCATTGCCTCGGCTGCGCAGACGCGGCCGGGTGAGGCCGCAAATGAGAGCAAGCCCATGCGAGTGGCGGCGCGCGCCGCCACCAGCGATCAACCCGCCGCCGCGCTTCCCGTGCCGCCGCCGCGGCCCGACGATTTCTTTGCGCTCGCCAATGTGCCCCTGCCGCCAAGTCGTCCGGCCCATCCGTCGGTCATGACGGCTTCGCTGCGGAGCCGTGTCGCGGACAATACCGGCAGTATGGCCGGCGATCCGATTGGTGATCTGGTCGAGGCCAGCGCGCCGCGGCAGGCAGCGCGCCCGCCAAGCCGCCCGCCAAGCCGCCTGCCGACGATCATCACGCATGGAGCAAGCGAAGAGGCTTTGGCACGGCGGGCAGAACAGGCGCCGCAGGCCCAATCGGAAGTGCTTGCCTATGCGGCGCAGGCGCAGATCGATGGGCTGCGTTCGGCGGTTCATCGCAAGGCGCGCGTCGGCGTAAAGGCCGGCGGGGCCGCCGCAGTTACTCATCTCGCGGCGCCGCGCGGCGCCGACATCGCGAAGCTTGAGAAGCATACGATTCTCTCGCCGACTCTCACCGGTCTGCGGCGTGCCGCGCGAATCGAGACCGCGGCGCTCTCGCAAAAGCTGACCGCCGGCTATCTGGCCCGCTTCACGACCGTAGCGACCAATCTGCCGACTGATCATTTCTCCGGCCCGGCTGTCGTGGGCTTGCGCGCCGCCGAGAAACGCCGCCTGCTCTATGTCGATGGCGCCGCCGCGTTGAAAAACGGCAACTGAGCTACGGCGTCGTCAAAAGGGAGGGGGATGCGTTCGATTGAGCGCGGATGGCGCGCGCGCGGTCCGTGCTGTCCTTCTTCGGGGAAAGCGCGGGCACTGCGGCCGAGATCCAACCTGGGATTCTGTTTATCTCTTGATCTGATCTGGCGTGTTGAAACGCGGCGGCTTTGGGCTCAACCCAAACCATGCATCCTTATGAGGCCTATGCCACCGCTTTGGCTTGCGAGGAGCAGGCGGCTCTGCGGCAGCACCCAGAAGACAAGAAACGCAAGCAGCAAGCCGGCCAGCACGGCCCGGATGATCTGCGCCGGACTCGTGATCGGCAAGGGGCGCTGGCGAATGTCAGTGTCGACGAAATGTTTGGAGATCAGCTGCAGCGACATTACGGCACTCCACAACGGACACGGCACGCCGGAGCTAGAGCGTTTTCCGATCGGGTGGACTCACCCGATCGAGAGGAAAACGCGTCAAATCAATAAGCTGGAGCATGCGGCGTTGATTCCCCCGCGCGTCTGAGAAAATTAACTGCGATTGATTACCAATTATTTACCGTGTCGGGGCGCTTTGCCGTCCGGCCGCCCTGTTAACGGTCTGCCGCGGGACTTTCCTGATGCGACTTGCAGACCTCATTCCGCACAACCTCGCTCGAAAATGCGCTATGTGCCGAAGGACTGGCTCAGCGAAACGGCAAGTTGCATTTATCTTGCTTCATCGGGGTGAGGTTGGCTCTTTCGGATCTGGATTTGCGCATGGTGCCAAATTTCGATGAAATGACCAAGGCTGACGGCGAGGTCCGCGCCATCTATGGCAAGATTGCGCGCTGGCTCGCCGAATCTCCGGCCGAACATCTGGCTTCGCGGCGGGCACAGGCGGAGCTTCTGTTTCGCCGCATTGGCATTACCTTCGCCGTCTATGGCGACAAGAACGCGTCCGAGCGGTTGATCCCCTTCGATATCGTGCCGCGCATGATCGCTCGCCGGGAGTGGACAAGGCTCGAAGCAGGCCTCGTCCAGCGGGTGAAGGCGCTGAACCTGTTTCTTTCCGATATCTACGGCCCCCAGGAGATTCTCAAGAGCGGGGCGATGCCGTCCGATATCGTGCTTGGCAATCCCTTTTTCCAAAAGGAGATGCTGGGCCGGAAGATCCCGCATGATCTTTATGTTCATATCGCCGGGATCGACGTCGTGCGCATTGACGAGGACGATTTCTACGTTCTCGAGGACAATCTGCGCACGCCGTCCGGGGTCTCCTACATGCTGGAGAACCGCGAGGTGATGATGCGCCTGGTTCCCGATCTCTTCGCCGAGCATCGGGTGGCGCCGGTCGAAAATTATCCGGATGCCCTGCTGGCAACCCTGCGCTCGGCGGCGCCGCCGGCGGCCGGGGGCGAGCCGACGATCGCTCTGCTGACGCCAGGCCAATATAATTCCGCCTATTACGAGCATTCTTTTCTCGCCGACAAGCTCGGCGTCGAACTGGTCGAGGGTCGCGATCTTCTCGTGCGCGACAACACCGTCTATATGCGCACGACGCAGGGGCCTAAACGCGTCGACGTCATCTACCGCCGGATCGACGACGCTTTTCTCGATCCGCAGGCCTTCCGGCCCGATTCCATGCTCGGCGTCGCCGGCCTCTTCGCCGCCTATCTCGCCGGAAACGTCACTTTGGCCAATGCGGTGGGCACCGGCATCGCCGACGACAAGGCAATTTACAGCTATGTGCCGAAGATCATCGAATTCTATCTCGGCGAAAAGCCGCTTTTGAGGAATGTGCCGACCTGGCGCTGCCGCGAGCCCGACGCGCGCGCCTATGTCCTTGATAATTTAGCCGAACTCGTCGTCAAGGAAGTCAATGGCTCGGGCGGCTATGGCATGCTTATCGGCCCGCATGCGAGCCGCGAGCAACTCGCCGAATTCACCGAAAAGCTAAAGCGCCATCCAGAGAATTTTATCGCCCAGCCGACGCTCGGCCTTTCGACCTGTCCGACGTCTTTCGAGAGCGGCATCGCGCCGCGCCATGTCGACCTGCGGCCCTTCGTGCTCTCGGGC
The window above is part of the Methylovirgula sp. HY1 genome. Proteins encoded here:
- a CDS encoding murein L,D-transpeptidase; the protein is MSWFTLLSGLLLVAGLAVRPAMADDQTIGQKPLAPLGTEAAPATAPVAPANVQPQSADKVKASTEDAAAADDPQVTESSPETDKMQSPPPFVPVPPAGGAVGTDRPSSPESGAAAPSSTPASPAATAPATPAQSGSTPKQAGTPAAASVPTPAAPTFADVLHKALDAYGARPIEGRDAAERRKLRADILAFYAARNYAPLWVEDGKPNAAAHSAMDRIAHAGDDGLSLRDMPAPVFVQAEGEPSDNALATAEIDLSARIVAYGRQASGSRLDPRRISALIGAKPEVAAPAQILASVAAAGTNAGPVLEAFNPPQAGYRALREKLAELRRETPPVADGKPIPRGPTLKVGMSDPRVPLIRARFGLDTEPPVASDDLLYDTRVAGAVAEFQKANGLPASGLLTARTIAALSGGQPSRLENELLANMEFWRWMPRDMGSDRVDVNIPDFTVRVIRDNHLIWQNKVIVGKPQTATPVFSNAIRYVIVNPYWNVPASIIRKEMLPHLERDPTYLSSRGFEVFTRHGRLAVRQLPGPRNALGRIKFIFPNDYSVYLHDTPTRGLFASKRRAYSHGCVRVNKPFGFAQALLGPASGWSESRVEHLVGSKQHYIYLQKPMPIHIEYFTAFVDADGRLQLRDDIYRYTHKVELALGLER
- a CDS encoding class I SAM-dependent methyltransferase, which gives rise to MTSVVDIGCGTGIWLNEFHSHGVDDYLGIDGAYVPEHVRKIPAEHFKSADLRQLTKLERTFDLACSLEVAEHLPPENASAFVQLLAKAAPIVLFSAAVPHQGGTEHINEQSASYWARLFIAHGKQPYDCVRPLIWNNAQVEWWYRQNIVVYASPQSMPAAMTPVADISTLDYIHPEMLTQVMHRYENFGGGLKILFNSLKAVGASALRSR
- a CDS encoding DUF882 domain-containing protein, which produces MSRFALCGVFGLFLSVSLPVATESASANGDTRTLYLYNPHTNESISATYRVNGHYDPAVLEKLNWFLRDWRRNEATHMDPRLFDVVWETYREAGATAPIHVVCGYRSPQTNAMLRRRSRAVAQHSQHMLGKAMDTTMPGMSMEKVREVAMRLQSGGVGFYGDSSFVHIDVGGVRYWPRMTYTQLSRVFPDGKTVLIPTNGKPLRGYEEARAELAASGRVNQVPPSEKAGNFFAWLFGVKKGGADEHEEEAASTVAAHHVPQQSSGIAIASAAQTRPGEAANESKPMRVAARAATSDQPAAALPVPPPRPDDFFALANVPLPPSRPAHPSVMTASLRSRVADNTGSMAGDPIGDLVEASAPRQAARPPSRPPSRLPTIITHGASEEALARRAEQAPQAQSEVLAYAAQAQIDGLRSAVHRKARVGVKAGGAAAVTHLAAPRGADIAKLEKHTILSPTLTGLRRAARIETAALSQKLTAGYLARFTTVATNLPTDHFSGPAVVGLRAAEKRRLLYVDGAAALKNGN
- a CDS encoding circularly permuted type 2 ATP-grasp protein is translated as MVPNFDEMTKADGEVRAIYGKIARWLAESPAEHLASRRAQAELLFRRIGITFAVYGDKNASERLIPFDIVPRMIARREWTRLEAGLVQRVKALNLFLSDIYGPQEILKSGAMPSDIVLGNPFFQKEMLGRKIPHDLYVHIAGIDVVRIDEDDFYVLEDNLRTPSGVSYMLENREVMMRLVPDLFAEHRVAPVENYPDALLATLRSAAPPAAGGEPTIALLTPGQYNSAYYEHSFLADKLGVELVEGRDLLVRDNTVYMRTTQGPKRVDVIYRRIDDAFLDPQAFRPDSMLGVAGLFAAYLAGNVTLANAVGTGIADDKAIYSYVPKIIEFYLGEKPLLRNVPTWRCREPDARAYVLDNLAELVVKEVNGSGGYGMLIGPHASREQLAEFTEKLKRHPENFIAQPTLGLSTCPTSFESGIAPRHVDLRPFVLSGTNGVRVVPGGLTRVALEAGSLVVNSSQGGGTKDTWIVDDPAPVRALDSMVLGAAEQVLVPYGLSQNQ